The Sorangiineae bacterium MSr11954 DNA segment GAGCATCGTGTCCCTGGTCGAAATGGCCGCCGATCCAAAGGTCAACCCGGCTGAAGCCGCTCCTTCTCCTCGCATCGTCGATTAGCGTTTTCCCAAGGGCGTAGCTCCATCCGAGCGCTTCTGGACGCTTCGATTCGAGGGCTTCGTCGCCATGGAAGGGTCGGGGTGGGCGCCCGACCGCCTTTGCGGCTTACGATGTCGTTCCGTCGTGGTGTTCGGACACGCCTCGTTCCGGTGGGAAGTCGGCGGCTTCCTCGAAAAGCTCCGAGACGTCCGCGCGCGGTTTTTGGAGCTTGCAGCCAGCCTTGTTCAGATCGAGCTGATTGTTGCCATCGAGGCAGGTGTAGATTTGATAAGTCTCCTCGCCGTAGGAGGCCCCGTGATCCACGGTGATGCGTCCCTGTTGATCGACCTCACAAGGGTTGTTCATGGTACACCGTTCGCCATCTTCGTTGCCGGTGCTGTTGATGCCGATGATCTCGCGTGTTTGCGCGTGGATGATGGGCGACCCGGAGGTGCCCCCGATGGTCTCGCAGCCCGGCCGGCTGTATTTGATTGAATCGTGGCTCCTCCACTGATCTTCACGCAGCTCGTAGATGAACTTGTCGATCGCGCACGAGTAGATCTTCTTCCAATAGCCGGATACTACGCGAATGGGGGTGCTCACGGTGGGATGCACATTGGAAAGGGTGAGTGCGGTGACGCCGTAGCTCGACTGAATTTGAGCGTATGTCGAGGTTAGACGGTAAATTCCAATATCCGTGCCCGACATCGTGGCATAGACGAGTCGCGAAGCTCGGAGCGTGGCGAGCGTTGTCTGACCGTTGGACGAGAGAAGAGAAAACGTGCGACTGGACGCTTGGTTCACGACGGCCGTCCCTTGAGGAGGAAAGTTGCCGATGCAGTGACCATTCGTGAGCACCAATGCGGAATCGGTCGGGCGTGACGTGGTAAATCGGACGAGCGATCCCGAGCAGTTCGACAATCGAATGATGGCGGTGAAGTCGACCTCCGCGGCTTCGAGCTCGAACGTGCTCGGCGCGGAGCGTTGTGCTTCCTGTCCATTTCCGAGTGGAAATGCCAGGGCGGGGGAGGCGACGGCGGCCGTCGCGAGGAGTGCCAATGGAGCAAGTTGAAATATCTTAGGAGTGTTGACCATGGTGGCATCCTCTATGCCCACCATCGCGGCGAAAGGGGGAATATTTTGCGGATGACGTATTCATAAATATGCCACCCATGCGCGGCTTTGCCCACGTTTGCGAACATTTGAAATCAACACCCGGTCGCTCGACCGCTCGTGTGCGGGATTGTACCCGGAAGAGCCGGACGCCCAAAAAGGGCCAAGGTGGTTCCGTTTTGGCGTTCCGGCTAACTTTTGAGGAGTGACCGAGGCGCCTGAGCACACGCGAGCATTCGCCTGGGTGACGAGCGTCGCTTGACGAGCGTCGCTCGAATGCCGTTGGTTGAAAGCGCCTCACGTAGCGGTGTCCTCGTGCGTCAAGGCGTCTTGCAGGTCGTGCAGGTGCATACCGAAACTCACCATGTACTTTGAGGGCAATATTCGTAACGCCATTGCCCAATCCATACCCTCCGTCGCCGGCGCGTCCGCTTCCTGCCGGCGTGCGCTGAGCCGTGTCTGCTCTGCGGCCCGAAGTTCGGGGTACCTCCCGGCCATCCTCGCACCCAGCATCCCCATCAACTTCTCGTTGATGGGGAGGTTGGGCCCTCGGTATCCGTCTTTCTTGACGGAGGCGCTCACTTCTTCTCGAAGCGACTCGCTTCGTTCGTGCGCCGCACAGGTCAGATCGTCGGCATCGATGAGGCCGGGCGCGTTCTTTCGGAGTGCGTCGAGCCGCGTGCTGAGACCCTCCAGCGCGGCTACCCACTCTTTTCGGGTCTTGACCCCCGCGGACAGGAGCTCGAGCGCTTGCCCGATGTTCTCGTATTCCGCGTGCGCCCGCGTGTGCTCTGCCGCCTTCTCGATGTAACCAAGAGCCACCCGGCGATGCGCATTACCATGTACTTCGGCCCACGCACGCCAATCCGCCAAGAGCTCCTTGATGTCGAGTGTGGGCGTCAGGGTAATTTGCAGCGAAACGCCTCCAACATCGATGATGTCACCATCGGCAAGAGTTGTCAGCTTTAGAGGCTGAAGCACGATCCGGCGACGCTCGCGAAGGAGGTGGGTGCCGTTCGTGGAATCGCAGTCCATCACGACGTACCGGTTTGCCACGCGACCGATCTGTGCGTGGTGGATCGACACACACGGGTCGTTCAGAATGAGGTCGTTCCGCTCGTCTCTTCCGATCAAGATGCGGTCATCGATGGATTCGAAGGTCGTTCCGCCCAGTGATCCATGTCGCACCACAAGTCGAATCATGTGCACACCTGTTGGATTCTGAGGACTCGGATCCCCGCCATTCAAAGCCGCTCACGTTCTCATGTGAGCCGTGCCCAACACGACGGATGATAGACCGTGCAGGAGAGGATGCCGTCTTTTCGAATGCAGGAGGCACGTACCTCGCGCGAGGAGGCAATGAAGCGTTTGGTCCGACGTGAAGCGGACGATGTGCCATCACCAACAGGGAATGCGGGGTAAGACGTCGCGCGGATCGCCTCTGTAGGCGTCCGGCAGCGGATGATCGGACCACATGAACGCGCTATGTCCGGGGGCCTGAACGACCAGGACATGGCCGAAAGGCCGGACGGTCTCGACGGCCTTCGCCGCGATCGCGACAAGCGCCACGTATACGTACCACGAGCCAAAGCTCGCCGCCGGTAACGGGTGTGCCAACGCAAGCCCAATGCCATGGACCTCCGGCGCGCACCACGCCGCGACTTCAAGGTGCGGTCCATCGAAGTCATTTCCCCCTCCATGCACCGCCCGCGGCACCAAGACGAGCTTGACACCGCACGGATCGATGACGAATTACATGATACGTGATCGTCCGCGAGTTTCCTCGTCGTGGCGGGGTTGGCATAGGGTGGCGGCCCGAAATTGCGGTCGATTTGTTGCGTGAGCGCACGCGGATCGATTTCGTCGAGGTCGTGGCGGAGACGTGCTTCACGCAACGCCATTTGCGCCGTGAGGCGAGTGCGTTGGCGGAAATATGGCCGGTCATTCCGCATGGTGTGAAGCTCTCCCTGGGCAGTGCGGAGGGCGTGGACATGGAGCGGGCGCGCCGGCTCGGTGCCCTCGCGCGCGAGCTCGGTGCCCCTTTCGTGACGGAGCACGTGGCCTTTACCCGCGCCGGTGGACGCGAGATCGGGCACTTGACCGAGCTGCCGCGAACACGCGATGCCGTGCGCCTGGTGGCGCGCAACGTGGCGCGTGCACGCGCGGTCTTGCCCGACGTTCCGCTGCTGCTCGAGAATGTCGCGTGGTCGTTTCGATGGCCCGAAGACGAGATGGACGAACCATCGTTCTACGGTGAAATCGTGCGCGCCACGGGGTGCGATTTGCTCCTCGATGTGAGCAACCTCTATGCGAATGCGCGCAACGAAGGGGTCGACCCCGCGCGGCGTCTGGAGCAATATCCGCTCGAAAACGTGCGTATGGTGCACATCGCGGGCGGAGTCGAGGAGGCCGGCTTTTACTTCGACACGCACGCCCATTCGGTGAACGAGGATGTGTTCGCGCTCGTGGCCGCGCTCTTTGCGCGCAAGCCGGATGTCCCCGTCCTCCTCGAACGGGACGCGGACTTCGGGGCCTTCGATGGGCTTCGCGCGGAGCTCGAACGGGTGCGCGACATGCAGCGGACGGACACCGCGATCCCGCGCGCATCGAGCCTGCATGACGTGCGCTCGCTGGGGGATGCGGGCGATGCGCGCGAGCCGTCGGCAAAGGAGCTCGAGAGCCTGCAGGCGCAGGTGGCGGCGCTCTTGATTGACGTTGCGCCTCCGGCGGGCGCGCTCGCCGAACGAATTGGGCTTTCGGCGCTGGCGCGGGCACGTGCAATCCTGCAGCGCAAGCGCGTGGACGATGCGCTGCCGCTCCTCGCGAGCCTCGCGCGGAGCGCCGAAATCGTGCGACCGCTGGCGACAGGCGCGATGGAGCGCCATGCACGATTGCCGCGCGGAGCCGGCCCGGCCGACGCATGGCGCATCGTGCAGGCGGCGCTCGAGGATCCGCGCCTCCGCGACGATGCGCGGATCGATCGCCTCGTTTTGCGCGCGCGCTTCAGCGGGCCGGATGAACATGGCGCGCTCGAACCGCGATGGGGGCCGTTCTTCGGCTTCGAACGGCTCTCCGATGGACGGCGCGTCTCCGCGCGCAAAGGCTTCGGCGCGCTTGCTGCAGTGCGCCTTCACGAGAGGAAACGCACATGGCCCAGCAACTCGCGCAGCTCCCCGAATCGGCTCGGCGAAGGCTCGACGAGCTGAAGGCATCGCTCATCGGTGTCCTCGGCGACGAGCTGGAGGCGCTCCTCGTCTACGGCAGCGCAGCCCGAGGCGGATACCGCCAGGGCCAGAGCGACGTCGATGTGCTGGCGGTGCTCCGTTCGGATCCGCGGGCGTTGCTCGAAGCCATCGGGCCCGCGCTCCAGCTCGCCCGGTTCTCCGCGCGCATCGAGGTCATGCTGGTCACCTCCGCCGAGGTCCCGCACGCCGCCGATGTGTTTCCGTTGCTCTACGCGGACATCGCGCGCGCCAGCGTGTGCATCCACGGCAAGAGCCCCTTCGAAGGGCTCACCATCGACCCGCATCATCTGCGGGTGCGCATCGAACAGGAGCTGCGCGAGGCGCGCATTCGCCTCCGCCGCGTCGCCACCGACTTGGCCCGCGGGCCCATCTTCGCCGGCGCCGTGGAGCGCAAGATCAAGCAGGTGCGCGCGCCCCTGCACGCGTGGCTCGAGCTCCGCTTCGGACCATCGGACGATCATCTCCCCGCGGTGCTCGACGCTGCAGGCAAGGCGTACGGTGTCGACGTCGCACCGCTGCATCGCTCGTGCGAGGACGCGGAGGCCGCGTTCGAGAGCCTCGTGCGCTTGCTCGATGCCGTGCTGCGCGAGGTCAACGCTCACCACACGACGGAGGAAATATGACGGAGCTCTTCGACTTTTTCCCGTTCAATCTCCCCCCTTCGGAGGGCTGGATCGTCTTCTATGCGATCATGGCAGGCGCCATTCTGCTGGGGACGCGGGTGCTCGCCGATGCGCTCAGCAAGCGCTACGATCGAGCGAACGAGCCGGCCGCCCCCGCACCCTCGGTCCGCGCGGATTATCGCTATGCCGCCGTGCCTCGCCCGGGGCGGGGGCTCAGCATCGGCTGGATCCCGCAAGGCGAGGAGCTCTGGACCGTCGCGTACCTGCGCAATCGAAGCCATGGCGTCGCGGAGACGCTCCTCAGCGAGGCGCTGGCGAGCGGGTGGATCGTGAACGATTCCCCGCCGGCGGCGAATTATACGACGGCGCTCGCCGGGCGGCCTTCGGATCCTCTGGTGGCGCGCTTCGCGGCCAATCTTCGGAGCGTCCGGAGCTTCACCTTGGCGCAGGCGGCGGGTATCGCGAAAGGCGTCGCCATCGAGGAGGAAGATCGCTTCGAACGGGAGCTCGAGGCCGCGGGATTCGTGCGCCCTGCGCGGGCGAAGATGGTGTTGGCGTGTGTGGTGCTCGCGGGCGGCGCCCTCGCGGAGAGCATCGCCATCATCCGAATGATGGTGCGTCAGGAGGCGACCCACGGGGAGGCCAACATGCCATTTGTCCTGCTCATGGGGATGATGGCCGTCGCCTTCGTCACATGGCGCATGCTCTCCAACGTGGGCGTGAGCTCGCGACCGAAGCAGTACCTCGCATGGTTGGACGATGCGACCCAGTCGTTGCGGGCGGACGTGCAGCGCGGTCGCCGCCTCGCCGCGCCCGATGTGAGCCTCGCGGTGGCCCTGGCGGGCGTGGGCCTGGTCGCGGCGCTCCCTGGATTCGAAGCGATGGCGCCCATTTTTGCGCCGCCGCTGCCAGTGGCCGGAGCCGGGGGATCGAGCTGCAGCTCGTCGAGCTGTGGAGGAGGCGGCGGGTGCGGCGGCGGCGGTGGATGCGGCGGCGGTGGAGGCTGCAGTTGACGCAGCCGCCGCACGATCTCGGCGCGGAGCCGCGGGTCGCCTTCGACGTGATCGATGTCCTGGGGCTATGCACCTTGGAGAAGCGCTCGCCCACGTTGGACGGCTCCGTTCCGCTGCGGGTCGCGCAAGCGTGCATGCCGCTCCTCGAGGGAAACGCGTTCGGCTTTCAAATCGCCCTCCGCAAGCGCATCGAGCTGCGAAGACGCTTGGGGGCGTTCCACCTGTCGAGCTTCGAGGACGAGCCGGCCTACGCACGCGAGCATCGCGCCACGCTTCCCATGGCGGTCGCGCGTGGGCTGCTGGTGCGCGGCGGCGTCTGGCACGAGAGGCTCGAACGCGGCATCGTCGACGCAGGTCATTTCGCGCGGCGCTCCACGGGCAGCGCCGTCGCGTTCTGGACCGGGTTGCTCGTGCGGCCGAGGGCGGGGGTACGCCTGCGGCAATCGTCCACCGCAAACCGCCGAGCCGTCACGTTCACGGTGGACGAAGTCATCCTCGACGACACGGATGCGTATTGTCCCTTGGTGCTGGGCATCGCACCGGCGGACGACACCGACACGGTGGTCCTGCATGGCGAGATCGCGACCCTCGCGGCGCTGCCCGCGCGCGCGCGTCTGGAGTGTGTGCCGCTCGACGAGGCCCCGGAGGTCGCCCGCGCGCATCTGGCATTCTACGATGCGCACTATTTCGCGACGAAACGAGAGCATCCGTCGCGCAAGTACAAGCACCTCGCGACCCGCGCGCCATCGCCTGCCGAGAGCGCGGCGGACCTTCATGTGCGCGCGGCTTGCGCCGGGCCCGCCACCGTCTTCGAGGCATGCCCGCGGCAGATCGCCGGCGCGAAGGGGCCGCGTCCCGAGCCCTACGCGCCGGACCGCTTCGTCTTCCGCAACGCCGTGGCCTTCTCCGCGCGGTTCGACGGCCAACATGTGGCCATCGACTTCGACCGAGCGCGTCTTGCTGCGCACGCCGAGCGCATTCGCGCGGCGTGGACCGGCGTGCTCGGCGCAGGCGACGAAGGCGTACACCAAGGCGCTCTCTGGTACCTCACGAAGTACTTCACGCCGCATCCCGCCGGCGAGCCGCACTTCTTCGTCAAGCCATGGGCCTTGATGCACACACGAGCCGGATGCTCCATGCTGCTCGAGGGCATCCCTGGCCGCGGGTACGACGTCCTCCGCGGCGTGGTACGAACGGATGTTTTTCATGCGACCCCGGCCGTGTTTGCGCTGCGCCAACCGGGGCTTCACATCGACGTCGCCGAGGGAGCCCCGCTCCTCTCCCTCTTGCCGATCCCGCGCGCGTTGGAGCAGGCCACCTTCCACTTGGAGGGCTTTCGCGATGCCTTCGCATGAGATCCTCGGCGCGCTCCGAGCGCGCTCTCGTGGTTGATACCGCGGGGTGTTCTCGTCCTTCTTGCAAAGCCATGGGCTCGACGGGCTCGCGGCGCGGCTCTAAAGCTCTCCGCGCATGAACAAGCTCGCCCTTCTCACCGTCACGCTCCTGTCGCTCGCGACGGCGTGCCAAGGCTCGTCGCCAGCGACTTCCGCCGCGGCCGCTCCTTCGCCCCGCGCCGCGGCTCCCGGCGCCGTGCCGTCCCTCCGCCTCTACGCGCTCGACTGCGGTCGTGTCGAGGTCCCGGATATGGGCATCTTGTTCTCCGAATCGGGTAAACCCAGTGGCCGCGCGGGGACGGTCACCGTCCCTTGTTTCGTGGTGCGCCACCCGCGCGGCGTTCTTTTGTGGGACACCGGCTTGGGCGACGCGATCGCGCAAGCGCCGGTGAAGGGCCCGCTCGGAATAGGTGAGTACGTCGACGTGACGCTCCAAGGCCAGCTCCAAACCCTCGGTCTCCGTCCCGAAGACGTGACCTACGTGGGATTCTCCCATCTTCACGCGGACCACGCCGGCAACGCCAACCTCTTCACGACGTCGTCCACCTGGCTCCTGGGGCGGAAGGAGCTCGAATGGGCGCTCGGCGCTCCGACCCCTCTGGGCGTGGATCCAAAGGTATTTTCCGGCTACAAGACCGCGAAAGTGCGCTCGTTGGAGGGCGATTTCGACGTATTCGGCGACGGCATGGTGCGCATCCTAGCGACACCGGGGCACACGCCAGGGCACCAGTCGCTGGCGCTTCGCCTCGCCCGCGCCGGCACCGTCGTCCTCTCCGGGGACCTCTGTCACACCCGCGCGAACTGGGAGCATCACTGGGTGCCAAAGCTCAATTCGGACCGCGCACAAACGCTCTCGTCCATCGACCGGATCCAGTCGCTGGTGGATCAGAGCCATGGGCGCTTCGTGGTGCAGCACGCGCGCGAGGATTTTACCTCGTTACCCAAGTTTCCGGCATTTCTCGAATAGCCATTCGCGCGGATACCGTTCCACCGGGGGCGCGGAGGTGAAACTCTCCTAAAAGTGTATTTCGGATGATACGGGACCCTCGCGAGCCGCGAAAGGGGTGCGGCCGCGCCATCGGATAGGGACCCCGTGGGTAACTCGCATTTGCTCGAGTTGCCATACGGCTTTCAATGTGGGGGTCAACGATCTCGCCTCCCCAGGGAAGGTCTTCAACATCGGTTCGGCCGGCGGGGACCGGCGCTGCCAGCCAATATGCACGCCGAGCGTTTTCTCGCCAAGGAGCTGCGCGTTCATACGTTCAAGCACACGATGACGGGGGTCACCACCAAGGTGAACGACGCGGGGCGAGCGCTCGTCACCGGGAAATGGTTGGATAGTGGGCCATTCAAAGTGCCCGGTTTGCGTAACATTGCGTCGCATCCGCCTATTTTCATGATGGCAAGGAGGCCGCCCTCGAGGATATCGTCGAATTTACGATCGCGCCCTGGCGACGCCGTTTGGAGCCGCCCTGAGCGAGCGGGAGAAATCGGATCTCGTGGCGTTCTCGAACATGCTGTAGCGGGCGAGGGCGCCGTCCGAGCGAAGTGTGCTATCGGAGCGGCGCTCGTTTGGGATCATTCGCGCCAATTCGCGGTTGGACCTCTGCGGACGGTTTCGTGGAGGCTTCGGGCGTCTCTGGGCGTGAACGGAATTTCGTTCGCATCGATTGGGGTTATTGGGGTATCGCGCTCGTGTCGAAGTGGTTATGCGTAGTCGTGGAATGGCGATTCGACCTTTGTGGTGGCGAGACGAGCGCGGCGCGAGCGCCACCGAATATGCGCTCCTTCTGATGGCGATTCTGCTGACGGTGGTGGTCGGGTATCGCGCCCTCGGTACGCAGATCGGAAAACGAGTCGCGTGTGCGGCTACGTTTGGCGCGAACTGCGCGGCCGGGAATGGCGAATCTTTCGGAAAGAATGCGCTCGCCAGTGGGGCTACCGAGATCGGGGCGAGCGGGCGCACCGAGACACCGCCGTCGGCTGCGCCCGTGCAACACTACGTGGGGCCCGTTTCGGCGAGCACGTCCGGAGAGCCACCCGGAGGGAACGCCGGAGCCACCGGGCAACCGATACCTGGTCATGCAGGCCTGCCAGGTGACACGTTTCCCCCCGCGGGCAGCCCTCCTCCCGAACCGGTCACGCGCCCTGGAGAGGGGCCATACTACCGCAACGATACGCCCATCGACGCGCCCGTGCAGTTGTCGGAGGACAATCGGCCGGTGGATCCGAGCCCGGGCTGGGAGCAAGCCCGTGTTGCGTTCCTCGGTGATCTCACCGAAAAAGGACGGGCCATCACCATGATGGAGGGGGTGGTCGCCTATTTTGGTACCGTCAAAGATTACGATAGGGCGGCCGAGCTTCTCGGGCATTGGCTCTATGGGCACGGCGAGGCCGTGCGCATCGATGCGCGAAAGATGATTGAGGATTTGCCCTCCTTCGACCGAGCCATTCAGGAGCAGGTCCGCGCGGGCATGACCCATCGTGGAGCGTTCGACAGCGGCTGGAAGTCGGCCAGCGTGGCCGACGCGATGGAGCAAGACATCAAGACCGCCGGCGAGGACAGGCGGGTGCTCGATTGGTACTACGCGCTCAACGGCTACCAATACCGCATTCAGGGCGGCGGCAACGAGACCACCGTCAATGGCGCGCAGTACCGGGAGGTCAAGGTGCAAGTCTTCAAACGATACAATTGGGGCAATCCCAACGGCGGTGTGCATCGCAATGACCTTCAGGCCGGTCCGTTCACCGTCAAACAGAATACCCTCGCCGAGCTCAATCATTACGGTATGGCCCACGACTTCAACGTGTGGGGCGAGACCACCATGCTCGTTCCCGTCAACGGTCAGGGGCCGGTTATTTACCGTTGATCCATGCGCCGCTGCGGGGCGTGCGCGAGGGAGCCGCCGGCGCTGCGCACCGGCGATGACCGCAACGAGCGGGTCGTGCTCCACCGGTCGAGCTGCTCGGAACGATTTAAAGAACCTTCGTCTCGGATGTACCGATGTTTCGACTCGATGGATAGCGCGTAACGTTTCGTTCGTGGAGTTGGTGGTACCTACGTTCGCCCGCCAAATCGCCACTTTCGGAAGAAGGGCCGGTGCGACAAAAAGCGCAATGGCCCTTCGGCTGTGGGAGCGGTATCAACGCGCGCTTCGAGGTTGCCCGGAATGAACGCTCTCTGGCCTCTGCGGATTCGCCACGTGCCGCGCATCGAGCGACATCGGCTCGTGGTTCGTACACGCTCTCGAACGGCTCGCGCGTCGATGGCTGGCGCTCGTGGTCTGTCGCGATCCGGGGCGTGAGATGAGCACCGGGTCCTCCTCCTCCACGTGGGTCCAGCGGCTGGCTCGGGTGCATCGGTGGTTCGGGGTGCCCCTGTCGCTCCTTGTCCTGGTTTGGTTCGTCTCTGGGATCGTCATGACCCTTGGCGGTGGGTTCCCCGAGGTGACCGAGCGGCAGCGTCTCGAACGAAGCGGCCATCTGGTCTCGAGTTTCGATGAGATGGCTGCCGGTGGCGCGGTATGGGTTCCCGACGTCACGGGTGCCGCGGCCTTTCCGGCGGGGGTGGTGCCGAAAGGCTCCGTTCGAATCGTTGCCCGAATGGGGCAGATCATTTGGGAAATCGAGGCCAATCGTGGCATTGCACGCTACGAGGTCGAATCCGGGAGGGCGCTGGGACCGACCTCGGAAGCCCAGGCGCGTGAGCTTGCTGGAGCTTGGCTCGGAAGCGCGCCTGAATGGGCCGTGATCCAGAATACTCCGGACACATGGACCCCGCGCGCCGAATCCCACGGATGGCTTCCGATGCTTCACGCCGCGGCACATGATGGCACCGAGGTTTACGTGTCGCTTCCCGCGGGCCATGTCGTGCAATCCAGCACGGCGCGCGCGCGTGTTCTCGCGTGGCTCGGGGCGATCCCGCATTGGTTGTACGTGGTCCCACTCCGGCGTCATGGCGCGCTCTGGCGATGGTCGATCGTCGCGCTCTCCGGTGTGGGCGCGTGCGCCGCGCTGTCGGGGATCGTTCTCGGCGGGGTGCGCGCTGCAACGCACATGATTCGCCACAGGCAATTCGGCCCGTTCCGCAAGAATGTCTTCGTCTGGCACCACGGCGCTGGGCTCACCGCGGGGGCCTTGGTGTTCACCTGGCTCGTGAGCGGGGCGCTGTCGCTCGATCCCTTTTCGCTCGAACCCTACGGCAGCCCTCGCGCGGGCGACCGCGAACGTGCACGCGGTGGCGCGCTCGAGCCCCGCGCGTTCGTGCGATCCGTGCGCGATGCCGTCGCCGCATGCTCGCCGCATCTCACGGTTCGAAGCCTCGAGCTCGTTCAGATCGTCCGCGAGCCTTTTTACGTCTGCCGAGAGAGCCCCGTTCGGGCCATGATGGTCTCGGCGTCCCACGGAGGCGGCGCGCTCGCGCGCGTTCCTCCCGCGTGGCTCGCCCGCGAGGTCGAGGCGTTGACGGCGGGAGCGCCCTCGCGCGTGACGGAGCTCTCCGCCGCGGACGCTTATTACTATCCAACACACTTCGAGCCGGACCTGCCATTTCCCGTCATGAAAGTCGAATCGGGGTCGATTGCTCATTACGTGGACCTCACGACGGGCCGCGTCCTTCGCCGGCACGACCAAACGAGCCGCACGTATCGATGGCTTTACCACGGGCTTCATAGCCTCGACCTCCCCGCTCTTCTCGCGCGGCCGCTTCTCTGGCGCGTCGTGGTCATCGCCCTTTGTTCCGTGGGGAGCATCGTGGGAGCGACGGGAACGTGGCTCGCCGCACGACGGGCGTGGCGTACGATTGGGCCCGCCCCGTTGCGGGCGAAGACGGGACGAGCGATCTCCTCGACGAAGAAAAATATGGATCATCTCTGATCCGTTTCAAGTGACTTCGAGGGTGCGCTCGCGCTCCGCACGTCGCCATGCGTGGATCGATTGACCCGGCCGGCCGCGTGCTCCACGCGCGCTGCCAAGAGTGGTACGCGAAGCAGCTCGCCACCTTGCTGAGCAAGCTCGGTGAGAAGGACCCGCTCGATCCCGCGCACACGATTTTGGAGAACTCGGTGGTCCTGTGGTGCAGCGAGATCGCCGACGGCCAAGCGCACAACTGCCAATCGCTGCCGCTCGTGATGATGGGCGGCGGCGGCGGATATCTGAAGGG contains these protein-coding regions:
- a CDS encoding N-acyl homoserine lactonase family protein; translated protein: MNKLALLTVTLLSLATACQGSSPATSAAAAPSPRAAAPGAVPSLRLYALDCGRVEVPDMGILFSESGKPSGRAGTVTVPCFVVRHPRGVLLWDTGLGDAIAQAPVKGPLGIGEYVDVTLQGQLQTLGLRPEDVTYVGFSHLHADHAGNANLFTTSSTWLLGRKELEWALGAPTPLGVDPKVFSGYKTAKVRSLEGDFDVFGDGMVRILATPGHTPGHQSLALRLARAGTVVLSGDLCHTRANWEHHWVPKLNSDRAQTLSSIDRIQSLVDQSHGRFVVQHAREDFTSLPKFPAFLE
- a CDS encoding FHA domain-containing protein, which gives rise to MIRLVVRHGSLGGTTFESIDDRILIGRDERNDLILNDPCVSIHHAQIGRVANRYVVMDCDSTNGTHLLRERRRIVLQPLKLTTLADGDIIDVGGVSLQITLTPTLDIKELLADWRAWAEVHGNAHRRVALGYIEKAAEHTRAHAEYENIGQALELLSAGVKTRKEWVAALEGLSTRLDALRKNAPGLIDADDLTCAAHERSESLREEVSASVKKDGYRGPNLPINEKLMGMLGARMAGRYPELRAAEQTRLSARRQEADAPATEGMDWAMALRILPSKYMVSFGMHLHDLQDALTHEDTAT
- a CDS encoding nucleotidyltransferase domain-containing protein; its protein translation is MAQQLAQLPESARRRLDELKASLIGVLGDELEALLVYGSAARGGYRQGQSDVDVLAVLRSDPRALLEAIGPALQLARFSARIEVMLVTSAEVPHAADVFPLLYADIARASVCIHGKSPFEGLTIDPHHLRVRIEQELREARIRLRRVATDLARGPIFAGAVERKIKQVRAPLHAWLELRFGPSDDHLPAVLDAAGKAYGVDVAPLHRSCEDAEAAFESLVRLLDAVLREVNAHHTTEEI
- a CDS encoding DUF692 domain-containing protein, coding for MIVREFPRRGGVGIGWRPEIAVDLLRERTRIDFVEVVAETCFTQRHLRREASALAEIWPVIPHGVKLSLGSAEGVDMERARRLGALARELGAPFVTEHVAFTRAGGREIGHLTELPRTRDAVRLVARNVARARAVLPDVPLLLENVAWSFRWPEDEMDEPSFYGEIVRATGCDLLLDVSNLYANARNEGVDPARRLEQYPLENVRMVHIAGGVEEAGFYFDTHAHSVNEDVFALVAALFARKPDVPVLLERDADFGAFDGLRAELERVRDMQRTDTAIPRASSLHDVRSLGDAGDAREPSAKELESLQAQVAALLIDVAPPAGALAERIGLSALARARAILQRKRVDDALPLLASLARSAEIVRPLATGAMERHARLPRGAGPADAWRIVQAALEDPRLRDDARIDRLVLRARFSGPDEHGALEPRWGPFFGFERLSDGRRVSARKGFGALAAVRLHERKRTWPSNSRSSPNRLGEGSTS
- a CDS encoding serine protease, whose product is MVNTPKIFQLAPLALLATAAVASPALAFPLGNGQEAQRSAPSTFELEAAEVDFTAIIRLSNCSGSLVRFTTSRPTDSALVLTNGHCIGNFPPQGTAVVNQASSRTFSLLSSNGQTTLATLRASRLVYATMSGTDIGIYRLTSTYAQIQSSYGVTALTLSNVHPTVSTPIRVVSGYWKKIYSCAIDKFIYELREDQWRSHDSIKYSRPGCETIGGTSGSPIIHAQTREIIGINSTGNEDGERCTMNNPCEVDQQGRITVDHGASYGEETYQIYTCLDGNNQLDLNKAGCKLQKPRADVSELFEEAADFPPERGVSEHHDGTTS